In one Massilia endophytica genomic region, the following are encoded:
- the parC gene encoding DNA topoisomerase IV subunit A, with protein MTQANLFDEPQPEQPGGNGGDGGETLTLSTFAERAYLDYAISVVKGRALPDVCDGQKPVQRRILYSMNELGLNATAKPRKSATVVGDVLGKLHPHGDQSVYDALVRMAQDFSLRYPLIDGQGNFGSRDGDGAAAMRYTEARLTPISRLLLDEIHQGTVDFIPNYDGSSEEPALLPARLPMVLLNGASGIAVGLATEIPSHNLREVADAAVALIRNPKLSHAELMNIVPGPDYPGGGQLITPAAQIADMYASGRGSMKVRARWKIEELARGQWQAVVYELPPGTSAQKVLEEIEELTNPKVKLGKKALSPEQLALKSLILGSLDTIRDESGRNAPVRLVFEPKSKNQDQTEFMLMLLAHTSLETSAPMNLVMIGGDGRPRQKGLGEVLQEWIDFRFSTVTRRTQFRLAKVDDRIHILEGRETILLNIDEVIHIIRNSDEPKAALIERFRLSDRQAEDILEIRLRQLARLEAIKIQQELADLRKEKQTLQDLLDNPSSMKRLIIKEIEADAKQFGDARRTLIEEAQKAVVEQKVADEPVTVIISEKGWVRARTGIGHDPAQFTFKAGDSLYGAFECRTVDTLLGFGDNGKVYSVPVAALPNARGDGVPITTLVDLSGGARLLHYFAGPANTQLLMASDAGFGFIAKAGDMVSRLKGGKAFITLDEGAKPLPPTVVAEGSSAIAVISEKANLLVFGMDEMKVLSNGGRGVTLMDLGDKEKLVAARAITQKGVTVLGTGNASKPKEEKLGATALAPHIGKRARKGKPMPTRIKPTGLLPNS; from the coding sequence ATGACTCAAGCAAACCTCTTTGACGAGCCGCAGCCGGAACAGCCGGGCGGCAATGGCGGCGACGGCGGCGAAACGCTGACGCTGTCCACCTTCGCCGAGCGCGCCTATCTCGATTACGCCATCTCCGTGGTGAAGGGCCGCGCCCTGCCGGACGTGTGCGACGGCCAGAAGCCGGTGCAGCGCCGCATCCTGTATTCGATGAATGAACTGGGCCTGAACGCCACGGCCAAGCCGCGCAAGTCCGCCACCGTGGTGGGCGACGTGCTGGGTAAGCTGCACCCGCACGGCGACCAGTCGGTGTACGACGCCCTGGTGCGCATGGCGCAGGACTTCTCGCTGCGCTATCCCCTGATCGACGGCCAGGGCAACTTCGGCTCGCGCGACGGCGACGGCGCCGCGGCAATGCGATATACCGAAGCGCGCCTCACGCCGATCTCGCGCCTGCTGCTGGACGAAATCCACCAGGGCACGGTGGACTTCATTCCGAACTATGACGGTTCCTCCGAAGAACCGGCCCTGTTGCCCGCGCGCCTGCCCATGGTGCTGCTGAACGGCGCATCCGGCATTGCGGTGGGCCTCGCGACCGAGATCCCCTCGCACAACCTGCGCGAAGTGGCCGATGCGGCCGTGGCGCTGATCCGCAACCCCAAGCTCTCGCATGCGGAACTGATGAACATTGTTCCCGGTCCGGACTATCCAGGCGGCGGCCAGCTGATTACGCCAGCGGCGCAGATTGCGGACATGTACGCCTCGGGCCGCGGCAGCATGAAGGTGCGCGCGCGCTGGAAAATCGAAGAGCTGGCCCGCGGCCAGTGGCAGGCCGTAGTCTACGAACTGCCGCCGGGGACTTCCGCGCAGAAGGTGCTGGAGGAGATCGAAGAGCTCACCAATCCAAAGGTCAAGCTGGGCAAGAAGGCGCTGTCGCCGGAACAGCTGGCGCTCAAGTCGCTCATTCTCGGCTCGCTCGACACCATCCGCGACGAATCGGGCCGCAATGCGCCGGTGCGCCTGGTGTTCGAACCCAAGTCCAAGAACCAGGACCAGACCGAATTCATGCTGATGCTGCTGGCGCATACCTCGCTGGAGACTTCGGCGCCGATGAATCTCGTGATGATCGGCGGCGACGGACGCCCGCGCCAGAAAGGCCTGGGCGAAGTGCTGCAGGAGTGGATCGACTTCCGCTTCTCCACGGTTACGCGCCGCACGCAGTTCCGCCTGGCGAAAGTGGATGACCGCATCCACATTCTGGAAGGCCGCGAGACCATCCTCCTGAATATCGATGAAGTGATCCACATCATCCGCAATTCGGACGAACCGAAGGCGGCGCTGATCGAACGCTTCCGCCTCAGCGACCGGCAGGCCGAAGACATCCTCGAGATCCGCCTGCGCCAGCTGGCGCGCCTGGAAGCGATCAAGATCCAGCAGGAGCTGGCGGACCTGCGCAAGGAAAAGCAGACCTTGCAGGACCTGCTCGACAATCCATCGTCGATGAAGCGCCTGATCATCAAGGAAATCGAAGCGGACGCCAAGCAGTTCGGCGACGCGCGCCGCACCCTGATCGAAGAAGCGCAGAAGGCTGTCGTGGAACAGAAGGTGGCGGACGAACCGGTCACCGTCATCATCTCCGAAAAGGGCTGGGTACGCGCGCGTACCGGCATCGGCCACGACCCGGCGCAGTTCACCTTCAAGGCTGGCGATTCGCTGTACGGCGCCTTCGAGTGCCGCACGGTGGACACCCTGCTCGGCTTCGGCGACAACGGCAAGGTGTACTCCGTGCCGGTGGCGGCGCTGCCGAACGCACGCGGCGACGGCGTGCCGATCACCACCCTGGTCGACCTTTCGGGCGGCGCGCGCCTGCTGCACTACTTCGCTGGCCCCGCAAACACCCAGCTGCTGATGGCATCCGATGCAGGCTTCGGCTTCATTGCGAAGGCGGGAGACATGGTGAGCCGCCTGAAGGGCGGCAAGGCCTTCATCACGCTGGATGAAGGCGCGAAGCCGCTGCCCCCGACGGTGGTGGCGGAAGGCAGCAGCGCCATCGCGGTGATTTCGGAAAAAGCCAACCTGCTGGTCTTCGGCATGGACGAAATGAAGGTACTGTCCAACGGCGGCCGTGGCGTCACGCTGATGGACCTGGGCGACAAGGAAAAGCTGGTCGCCGCGCGCGCCATCACGCAAAAAGGCGTGACAGTGCTAGGCACGGGCAACGCCTCCAAGCCCAAGGAAGAGAAGCTCGGTGCGACGGCGCTGGCCCCGCACATCGGCAAGCGCGCCCGCAAAGGCAAGCCCATGCCAACCCGCATCAAACCCACCGGCCTCCTCCCGAACAGCTAA
- a CDS encoding IgA Peptidase M64, producing the protein MTIITRARLAAAALLLACGAASATQPATMRLDYLHSGNALSESYAIERVVLEPLPWPGDLDRAIDDTNRGVNKVEVVDIKSGKLLYTRGFSTIFGEWRTTEEAAKLTRGFGESVRFPKPEGPVRVRILKRDERNEFSIVWSVDVDPNALDVVRKQPPAPAKPIAIRVNGPSPQKVDLLIMGDGYTKAELPKFEQNARRLADYLFSVSPFKERAKDFNVWAIAVPTEESGISRPSTNTHHASALNTRYDIFGSERYVLTTDNRALRDIAQHAPYEFIEILVNNDTYGGGGIYGQFSTAAASNDWANYLFVHEFGHHFAGLADEYYTSPVAYQSTGERPEPWEPNATALRDPANLKWKKHVKPGTALPTSWPKAEYEAHSRDYQKRRAELRKQNRPESEMSQLFKEDLAWTNALFSKVPNAKVVGAFEGANYEATGYYRPQQQCVMFDRSEAFCTVCAEAIGQTIDLYSRK; encoded by the coding sequence ATGACCATCATCACCCGCGCACGGCTCGCTGCCGCCGCGCTGCTGCTGGCATGCGGCGCCGCCAGCGCCACCCAGCCCGCGACCATGCGCCTCGACTACCTCCACAGCGGCAACGCCCTGAGCGAGAGCTATGCCATCGAAAGAGTGGTGCTCGAGCCGCTGCCCTGGCCGGGCGACTTGGACCGCGCCATCGACGACACCAACCGCGGCGTCAACAAGGTGGAGGTAGTGGACATCAAGAGCGGCAAGCTGCTGTACACGCGCGGCTTCTCCACCATCTTCGGCGAATGGCGCACCACGGAGGAGGCTGCGAAGCTGACGCGCGGCTTCGGCGAATCCGTGCGCTTCCCCAAGCCAGAAGGGCCGGTGCGCGTGCGCATCCTGAAACGCGACGAACGCAACGAGTTCTCCATCGTCTGGAGCGTGGATGTGGACCCGAATGCGCTGGACGTGGTGCGCAAGCAGCCGCCGGCGCCCGCCAAGCCGATCGCCATCCGCGTGAACGGCCCTTCGCCGCAGAAGGTGGACCTGCTGATCATGGGTGACGGCTATACCAAGGCAGAACTGCCGAAATTCGAGCAGAACGCGCGACGCCTGGCGGACTACCTGTTCAGCGTGAGTCCCTTCAAGGAGCGCGCGAAGGACTTCAACGTGTGGGCGATAGCCGTGCCGACGGAGGAATCGGGCATCAGCCGTCCCTCGACCAATACGCATCATGCGTCCGCGCTCAACACCCGCTACGACATCTTCGGCAGCGAGCGCTACGTTCTCACCACGGACAACCGCGCCCTGCGCGACATCGCCCAGCACGCGCCGTACGAATTCATCGAAATCCTCGTCAACAACGACACCTACGGCGGTGGCGGCATCTACGGCCAGTTCAGCACCGCGGCCGCCAGCAACGACTGGGCCAACTACCTCTTCGTCCACGAATTCGGCCACCACTTCGCGGGGCTGGCGGACGAGTACTACACTTCGCCGGTGGCCTACCAGTCCACTGGCGAGCGCCCCGAACCCTGGGAGCCGAACGCCACGGCGCTGCGCGATCCGGCCAATCTCAAATGGAAGAAGCACGTTAAGCCCGGAACGGCCCTGCCAACCTCATGGCCGAAAGCCGAATACGAAGCCCATTCCCGCGACTACCAGAAACGGCGCGCCGAGCTGCGTAAGCAGAACCGCCCGGAATCCGAAATGAGCCAGCTGTTCAAGGAAGACCTGGCGTGGACGAATGCGCTGTTCTCGAAAGTGCCGAACGCCAAGGTGGTGGGAGCCTTCGAAGGCGCGAACTACGAGGCCACCGGCTACTATCGCCCGCAGCAGCAATGCGTGATGTTCGACCGCAGCGAGGCCTTCTGCACGGTATGTGCCGAAGCCATCGGCCAGACCATCGACCTCTATTCACGTAAGTAA
- a CDS encoding cyanophycinase — MFKLPTARTARIWIALAAACALPLGAEEAQKGPLLKVAPQAPALAAVTPAPSPAAPAQPPSANAQGSLVIIGGGLRGDNADVWQRVVKLAGGRGARIAVFPSAAGNPERAAAGIISYLKKYGADAFAVPVAIRLAGSDYRKAADDAALAEKIRKADGVYFAGGDQGRITKALVREDGTHTLALEAVWDLYRRGGVIAGTSAGAAIMSSTMFYNPKAVLAMLRSGITDGHEIAPGLGFIGDDVFVDQHLLVRGRFARMIPAMLAKGYQLGLGIDEDSAMVVNAQREVEIIGYKGALLIDMSRATTDKDSPHFNVANVAISYLDRGDKFNIATRSFTPSSDKAGGRLDTARPFLRGPVYSNDILGNSAVIDLMERLIDSDQQEAIGIAAGNPRSAGPELGFEFRFSKTPDSVGYVSSVAEAYSVLNIRLDVRPIEIARPLYHYK; from the coding sequence ATGTTCAAGCTGCCCACTGCCCGAACCGCCCGAATCTGGATCGCTCTGGCCGCAGCTTGCGCACTGCCCCTGGGCGCGGAGGAGGCGCAGAAAGGCCCTCTGCTCAAGGTGGCCCCGCAGGCCCCTGCGCTGGCGGCCGTTACTCCTGCTCCTTCCCCCGCCGCCCCGGCCCAGCCTCCGTCGGCGAACGCCCAGGGATCGCTGGTGATCATCGGCGGCGGCCTGCGCGGCGACAACGCGGACGTCTGGCAGCGCGTGGTCAAGCTGGCGGGAGGGAGGGGCGCCCGCATCGCCGTCTTCCCATCGGCGGCGGGCAACCCCGAGCGCGCTGCGGCCGGCATCATCTCCTACCTGAAGAAATACGGCGCGGATGCCTTTGCCGTGCCGGTGGCCATCCGCCTGGCGGGCAGCGACTACCGCAAGGCCGCCGACGATGCCGCGCTCGCCGAGAAGATCCGCAAGGCGGACGGCGTGTATTTCGCAGGCGGCGACCAGGGACGCATCACCAAGGCCCTCGTGCGCGAGGATGGCACCCATACCCTGGCGCTGGAAGCCGTGTGGGACCTGTACCGGCGCGGCGGCGTCATCGCCGGCACCAGCGCGGGCGCGGCCATCATGAGCAGCACCATGTTCTACAATCCCAAGGCGGTGCTGGCCATGCTCCGCAGCGGCATTACGGACGGCCACGAGATTGCGCCCGGCCTGGGCTTCATCGGCGACGACGTCTTCGTCGACCAGCACCTGCTGGTGCGCGGACGTTTCGCTCGCATGATTCCGGCCATGCTGGCCAAGGGCTACCAGCTCGGCCTCGGCATCGACGAGGACAGCGCCATGGTCGTCAACGCCCAGCGCGAGGTGGAGATCATCGGCTACAAGGGCGCGCTGCTGATCGACATGTCGCGCGCCACCACGGACAAGGACAGCCCGCACTTCAACGTGGCCAACGTGGCGATCAGCTACCTGGACCGGGGCGACAAGTTCAACATCGCCACCCGCAGCTTCACACCCTCCTCGGACAAGGCTGGCGGGCGGCTCGATACGGCGCGCCCCTTCCTGCGCGGGCCTGTCTACAGCAACGACATCCTCGGCAACAGCGCCGTGATTGACCTGATGGAAAGGCTGATCGACAGCGACCAGCAGGAAGCCATCGGCATCGCCGCGGGCAATCCGCGCAGCGCCGGTCCCGAACTGGGCTTCGAATTCCGCTTCTCCAAAACGCCCGACAGCGTCGGCTACGTGTCCAGCGTGGCCGAGGCCTATTCCGTGCTCAATATCCGGCTCGACGTACGCCCCATCGAAATTGCCCGTCCTCTCTACCACTACAAGTAA
- a CDS encoding GNAT family N-acetyltransferase: MTEPLTVSDDKSRLDVGLIHRFLSEQSTWALGIPRETVERSIAGSLCFGGYLDDGRQVAFARVITDCATFAYLVDVFVLPEHRSRGYSLRMMDALMDHPSLQGLRRFLLATSTAAPLYARYGFTPPAKPEAFMERNFPDIYRNAKGS; this comes from the coding sequence ATGACGGAGCCACTGACAGTCAGTGACGACAAATCGCGGCTGGATGTCGGCCTAATTCATCGCTTCCTGAGCGAACAGTCCACCTGGGCGCTCGGCATTCCCCGCGAAACCGTGGAACGCAGCATTGCCGGTTCCCTGTGCTTCGGCGGCTATCTTGACGATGGCCGCCAGGTGGCATTCGCCCGCGTTATCACGGATTGCGCCACTTTCGCCTATCTCGTTGATGTATTCGTGCTGCCGGAACACCGTAGCCGGGGTTATAGTTTGCGCATGATGGACGCGCTCATGGACCATCCCTCGCTCCAGGGCCTGCGCCGCTTCCTGCTGGCCACCAGCACGGCGGCGCCCCTGTACGCGCGCTACGGCTTCACGCCCCCCGCCAAGCCCGAGGCTTTCATGGAGCGCAATTTCCCGGACATTTACAGGAACGCGAAAGGAAGCTAG